A single region of the Musa acuminata AAA Group cultivar baxijiao chromosome BXJ1-11, Cavendish_Baxijiao_AAA, whole genome shotgun sequence genome encodes:
- the LOC108951913 gene encoding F-box protein SNE-like yields MPSHSPSEHRVPSSIYAVVQPQQPTMAMDASSVYEQQQQEGRVEEVFAVINDNGDLLAEVLGRLDGRSLAAAGCVCRVWAAVSRRESVWEAVCGRHVEGGAAAGAGARPVVAALGGYRRLYRLCLGPAADWLGAAARLSLSLSLSLFSIDCYERRLGRERGHPRPASLLFLDHNNPVDVS; encoded by the coding sequence ATGCCTTCTCATTCTCCCTCCGAACACCGCGTTCCCTCATCCATATATGCTGTGGTGCAACCTCAGCAACCAACAATGGCCATGGACGCAAGTTCAGTAtatgagcagcagcagcaggaaggAAGGGTGGAGGAGGTGTTTGCGGTGATCAATGACAACGGGGACCTGTTGGCGGAGGTGCTGGGGAGGCTGGACGGCCGGTCGCTGGCGGCGGCGGGTTGCGTGTGCAGGGTGTGGGCGGCCGTGAGCAGGCGGGAGAGCGTGTGGGAGGCGGTGTGCGGGCGGCACGTGGAGGGCGGGGCGGCGGCGGGGGCAGGGGCGCGACCCGTTGTGGCAGCCCTCGGCGGGTACCGCCGCCTCTACCGGCTCTGCCTCGGCCCCGCTGCCGACTGGCTCGGCGCCGCCGCccgcctctccctctccctctccctctccctcttctccaTCGACTGCTACGAGCGGCGCCTCGGCCGGGAGCGCGGCCACCCCAGGCCGGCCTCGCTGCTCTTCCTCGACCACAACAATCCCGTGGACGTGTCGTGA